The genome window ATATAGTTTAGATGAGCTATGACAGAGTGGATAATAGGTAGGACCATAGtctgaaatatcgataatatcgacgaaatatcaAGGATATTTAGATTTTTTCGAATCACGGATATTTCGGAACATATCCATGTACATATCGTACAAATATCAACAATATCGACGATAATATCGGAAAATATCGATGTCGATAATTTCGCTCACACTTCAGCAATATTTTCTCAAAATATCGGTGTAATAATATCTCGagaacccctcccattttactcctccaacaccgtaaccaccatatatcacttatgttttagtgataatatgctaaaatatttatatttatatgagtggCATGTTGACAATTACAGGCAAAACTATTTTGgagatttatcatttgatgaatactcttcacaataaacttactatgcacatagagatgatgaagatagtgaaaattttgaacctcataggaactttatgtggtactaaatcactcatgtatcttaccatgcaatgtataaagtgtaaaatattgtagtaaatcattatatataaatgattatggtgtgtttaatattttgttcattaattactacatattttctacattcacagtgtttgccagctcgctgtataatcaacttaaatcagttaaatccatcatgtaatgcatttccttctaatttttttttataaactaatagataattgactaaataaacattctccaaagtttcaataaaaatttccaaatttttcttacaattttcgtggtttttattcaatttttattgatatcgataatatctcgatatttctatcgaaatttttatgtttttggactaccgatatcatcgatattttatactatGGGTAGGACCATCCTATGCACAAGCTTCACTATGTTGTACTTTTACTTACCATTAAGTTTTCTATCAACCCATTTTCCAATTTGACCCACCAAAAAAAATGGCacgtgtttttttttcaaagttaaagaaaattaaataatatgtttATTATTGTCTGTGTTAAAATACTAGACAAAATTAAAAGATGAGTACTTGCTAgcaaggatgtttatttagtcaattatctattagtttatcacaaaaaattggaaggaaatgcattgcatgatggatttaactgatttaagttgattatatagcgagctgtcaaacattgtgagtgtagaaaatatgtagtaattaatgaaagaagtttaaacacatcataatcatttatatataatgaattagtacaatattttacaatttatacattgcatggtaagatacacgTGTGACTTagtagtaccacatagagttcctatgaggttcaaaattttcactatcttcatcatctctatgtgtagagtaagtgtaaaatgggaggggttcgaatccccttggtgttttttttaaatatagaaatttatcctAGATTAGGTAACCAACAAGATTTGAATCCACATCGTAGTGCAAGGGCAACACATCTCTCTACCATTGTGATAGCCAATTATACTGAGGTTTTTTAGGGTATCAATTAGCGAGGGTTAGAGGTATTAAATTGGTGGAGCCGGATTAGTTTATCCAATGTATAATACGGCAAATCAAATTGTAACATGCATCCGGTCTCTCAAAAACTCTCTCAGGAGCGCATAAGACTAACACCCCAAACCCCCGAATCCCCTCTCTATGCGTGAAATTGAAAGATGCAAGtgtcacctctctctctctctctctctctctctctctcttaagcTGTCATGTAATGTCATGTCATGTAGAAAGAGAAACACAGGGAGCGCATGTAAATCCTAGGACCCATCACCACCGTCCAATCCAACCTGTGTACTTTTCTCCCACCCGGACCATCCGATGCTCACCAACTCCATTCTACTGAACTCTGATTCAAATCAAAGTTCACGCCTTTAGCTTTCGTTGTTGACTGAGCTTCAAGAGATAACAGAGAGCAGACGAAGaagcgaagagagagagagaggaaatggTGGGAACGAGTGGGATTGGGAGGAGCGAGAGCGAGAAAGAGAAGACCAAGATGAAGGAGAGGCAGAGGAAGGCCATCACCACCAAAATCTTCCACGGCTTACGCAAGCACGGCGGCTACCGCCTCTCTCCCCGCGGCGACATCAACGAGGTGCTCCGGCATCTCGCCACAGAGGCAGGCTGGCTCATTGAACCCGACAGCACTACCTACCACCCACCCAACGTAACACACCTCCCTCTTTTTTCagtttttcctttcctttgttttcCTACATTTTCTCACCATCCAAacacattttgttttgtttcctttcatttcttaatttctgGACGGAAGGTTCCTAATTACTGCCCTGCTTGTGGAACCCTCAAAACGACCACTCCAGTGGCAACAACGACACCAACCCCAAGCAGTAGCGTGGTGATTGGAGGTGGTGAGTGTTCAACCACAGCATCTCCAAGTCAATTCCCCACCTTCAAGTATTTTTGGGTTTCTTctcacgatattatcgatatatTGCCCAAATATTGTATTAAAATGTTGAAAGTATCGTCTCCGATAATATCGACAAAAATATCGATTATTGACGATAATTAAGTGGATATGTGTGAAAATATCGTCCtctaaaaaaatgatattatcggcgaaacaTCGCCGATAATATCAATATTTAGGACCTTGCTTGCTAGTGAGTATCAAGTAGATCCTTGTTTTATAGAATTAACTTAGCTCATCAATGGCTAAGAAAGAATCTATCCTCAATTTATTTTGTGTCTGATTCAAAAAATTTCGGACTTATAATCGGAACCGTTAGTATCATAAATCACTCTATAAATATTATctttgcaaaaacaaaaaacaaaaaaaaacaaaaagaagaaacatgaaatcattttagtcattaaataatacaaaaacaaatagaagatttcaataaaaatattatgaaCCGTCTATTTATTTGCTACCGTTAATTGACTAAATgaccttaattttaatttattttttgtagatATAGTCTTTACAAAATGATTTGTAATATAAGAAATTATAAGGATATTATGTGAATCGAACACCATACAAATGGAGGAATCTATTCTGGTTATTTTGCATAGGAGTTTATATGATACAATTATACAAACAAGAAAATCTTCAATCTTAAAATATCTCCATTTGGTAAGTCAAATTATAAATATCTCCATTTTGGTTACAAAAATTACTTTGGGGACTTGGATTTAAGCCGAAGGATGCAATGAAGTTATATTGTAATAATAAGTCTGCCAAGGACATTGCAAACAATCAAGTACAACATGATAGAACAAAACAAGTGGAGGTTAATAGACACTTTATTAAAAAGAAACTTGAGAAGATTGTGGCTATACTATTTGTAAAATCTTGGGAATAGCTTGCAGATGTCCTTACTCATGTTGTGGATAGTAGGATGCTTAATGACTCACTTGTCAAGTTTAGCATGTGTGAAATATATGTGCTAACTTGAGGGGAGTGTTAAAATGAGtcattaagggtgcgtttgtttgcCTTCACTAGATGTCATTGGACTGGATTGGATTAACTAGTAGTATAGTATCGTGTTTGTTATTATGCGGGATTAGCTTAGTGAGATTAGACGATACTCACCTTGACTAAAGTCGTTTCTAGACGGTCTTAGCGAGGCCGCCCGAAAACCACGGCACTAGCTAATCTCTCACTTCATCCTGCTCGCGTCCTCTCTCACCTTCTTCCTCTCATCTGCATCCTCTCTTGCCTTCGTCTACTTCCTTGTCTTGGCTCATCGACCTCAATTTTTGACAGCACGCCATTCGGGCCCCACTGTCTTGGCTCATCGACCTCAATTTTTGACAGCACACCATTCGGGCCCCACTTCAGCTTTTGCTTCACGACGACCTCGTTGACGACACCTGCCACTGTCATCAGGAGCACCAAAAAATGGGAGGGCAGGATGGGGTGTGGCAAGGTCCAACGGTGGATGCTTCAAATCATATTAGGGGTCAATAAAACATTATAGTCATATGGAAAGCCATAGACATACATCATAGAACATTCAGGttttatagacatgtattggtatgaaagctacaagtttcatgtggtaagtttgaatgaaaacttcggcTTTCAAGGgcactaaatatgaaactacatgttcaatttagttttatgaatgaTTAGTTCATTAAGGAGAGGTTCTtgcaagaacacagaatgcaatacgctgatttaagtgtagtggatttgagttgcttcgggaactcaagtgtgagggATTGGGGACTACAAAaggatgtcaacggttcaaagtagaaaaataaattattgaattgttaatgtccaaaagtgatcttcaagtcaataattttggattaattatcagattaatagactgcatgtcacttttaattaattcaatagattgaGACCAAACTGGGTCAATCatggaagcaaaataatgacagACTGGTCATATTAGTTTCGGTTGGCGATAACCAAGtgataattaaattagaattaatTAGCGGAAATTAAAgtatcccaaaaaaaaatatttgggcaTGAATTAGAATTCGGGgatatattcaagatgatattccttggtgtatgatTTTcgtagacgatatagtgttgatagatgaaactcatgaatgagtaaatgcgaagcttaacctttggagaaaagtattggaatctaaaggtcttcacctAAGTCAGTTAAAGACATAGTAGATAgaatgcaagttcagtgcaaacagAGGTTCAAATAAGTTAGGagtgaggattggagatcaagatttaccaaagagcgaccgttttcgctacctaggatctatcttgcaaaagaacagagaGTTGGATATaaacctcaaccatagaatacaagttggatggatgaagtgaaaGAGTACATCcggcatgttgtgtgaccgtcatatgccactgaagctcaaggaaaatttttataagacggcaataaggctggcAATGCTTTATGGTATGAaatgttgggcagtgaagcatcaacacgtacataaaatgggtgcaGCAGAGATGAGAACGCTTCGttagatgtgtgggcacacgaaaaaggataagattaggaatgagaatATCTGAGGTAAAGAAGGAGTAGCTTAAATTGTAGGAatgatgagagaaaatcagttacggTGGTTTAGAAATGTGAAACGATGACCTACTGACACTCTGGTTTGAAGATGCGATTAcaggatagaggttcagggtcgaAAGGGTAGAGAAAGACCTAAAAGGACTTTGGaaaagactctaagaaaagacttagagtacttgtaTCTAATGGAAGACGTCACACAAAACTAAGcgcaatggtgttctaggattcatatagctgacccccacttagtgggaaaagactttgttgttgttgttgttgttgatttgGAATGCGGGGATGCCAAAAATTGGCATTGAGTCGAAAAAATAACGTAGCCCAACCAAAAGTGGGTTGGGTGTGATGTGGGGATGGGCCCTACAACATGGCTGCAGGTCATTGGGCCGTAGGAGGGCTGCATGCCTCTAGGCAGTGTGCTCTAGGTGAGCCCAGCAGCAAAAACTGCTGAAAATGGCCAAAAACAAGGCACGGGGTAAGCCCAGCAGCATAAGGCTGTTGGTAGGTTGGGCTAGGGACACATAGACATGTCCAAGAATAGCTACAAACCTTCTTAGGAGTTCGGCTGAGATGCAGGCTCGTGTAACCCTACCAGGCCGAAGCCCTGACATGTCCATGTAAGCGCAGCAAAGCCCAAAGGGCTACTGCCATGGTCCTAATGTCGAGAGGACGTTGTCCTGGTGGAGTGCTACACACTGCTGAGTTGCAAGCCAGCTGTGGTGGTCGACGATGGTGTTAGTGACGACGAGCCACAACATTGTCGCATAATTcccagatttttttttcaacttttctAGGGtttatgaaaaacccaaattgctTCTAgtttatttatatgctttgactcacaaattccacatagcaaaataataattgcgtaatgcatgaaacatgtgtgtgtgtgtgcatatatatatatatatatatatatcgaagggaaaatataaatataaagggttcatgcatcatgggaaaTGTTTTCATGTttcgtggacgtttcaaatatcttactttattttaagcgtatctaattagcagaaaacaaataaaaacctTTGAATTTTGCAGAAGAAATCCTCCTCCTACAATCCTTCAGTTCCTTAGTTTATGGCAACAGctggcaagagcgtgctgataacgtgttaggCCTATTGGACTAAATTGTATTGAGGACTAGATAGGGAGAGAGGCCGGCggcaagagagagaagagagagatttaattatgagttgtgtgttgtatcaccttattgtgcctttatttataatagtaggATTATGATATGTTAAATCTTTACcgtaataggattacaactctaataggataatatagGCTAAGaagaatattccaagatatctctaaatacactaggatttacacaatcacattcatattctaaatatgactgcaacaaaaATGAATGTGTAAATATCACTTCTTTCTTAAAATTGTAAAATAGGATATAGAATTTTTATAtctcaaattaaattaaaaataccaATAATCTCTTGTGTTTTAGCAGGTGGCCACTTGGCGAGACAAACCCGTGAGGGGCCTTATTATCTCCCCAAACTATTTCAATGTCTGAATTTTATACTTTTTCTTGGGGAATTTTCTGCGGACAATTTTCCCAGGAAAGTAGAACATTTCCCGAGAAACTATCCACTGTTTCCATCGAcgccaaaaccaaacaaaattagGAAAACTCTTTTGAGTTGTGAATCTTGATCATGGGTGGTGATTCTCCATTATCAGGTAATAAATTTTCCTCTCAAATATTAATGCTTTGATTATCGGGTGTGGATTTTAGTCATCTCATATGAATGATTGAATTGTGGCTCGGTTTTTCTGTTTGTATATTTTCATGGGAATCCTATCAATGTGCTGAGAAAATGTCAAAAGAATTTGTTATGTCTTTAAGATTAGAATAATCCTTGTGATTAGAAATGCTAATCTTAAAATTAGTAGTTATGGGTgaggagaaaagagaaa of Malus sylvestris chromosome 6, drMalSylv7.2, whole genome shotgun sequence contains these proteins:
- the LOC126625411 gene encoding protein BZR1 homolog 2-like; the protein is MVGTSGIGRSESEKEKTKMKERQRKAITTKIFHGLRKHGGYRLSPRGDINEVLRHLATEAGWLIEPDSTTYHPPNVPNYCPACGTLKTTTPVATTTPTPSSSVVIGGGECSTTASPSQFPTFKYFWVSSHDIIDILPKYCIKMLKVSSPIISTKISIIDDN